One stretch of Miscanthus floridulus cultivar M001 chromosome 18, ASM1932011v1, whole genome shotgun sequence DNA includes these proteins:
- the LOC136524340 gene encoding uncharacterized protein: MPLPPPPPLQTRVAVPKRLQPRLSQKRPMEVPTLAPLKALKVNPGSITHLVAEAQAALQRGAVSARADPVSARADPKEPATQGGAAKAALMQTGEGALPPHEGEAREPDEGEVLSVAEATEVEAPRVSEAKAMEAEAPWIAEAAAAGAGALATSEAMMTEAGAPGTTEANVIAARLLAQEVEMKAAEASVAPLGQGPSSSREGAQKVEVHLISSDDTSRAQEVVDAEVAGAVAQPSYDDPKGEPLFALEDTAEGERWDTFEQYCQLAEQSLRTALSVVADDLPELQRQKGLLAGVNKLLVARSAEVEDLRLRCANAKVKAAMAQEKVAPLAAWVKELEEELTRVADERDAFRSQAGEATASGKVLVGQLGAE, from the exons ATGCCtctaccgccgccaccacctttgcagacgagggtcgctgtgccgaagcggttgcagccccgcttgag CCAGAAGCGACCtatggaggtgcctaccttggcgcccctcaaagcgctcaaggtgaaccccgGCTCCATCACCCACttggtggcggaggcgcaagccgccctacAACGTGGTGCGGTGTCGGCGAGGGCTGACCCGGTGTCGGcgagggctgacccgaaggagccggccacccaaggaggggctgccaagGCAGCCCTGATGCAGACGGGGGAGGGGGCGCTTCCACCCCATGAGGGTGAGGCCCGTGAGCCAGATGAGGGCGAGGTGCtctcagttgccgaggccacaGAGGTCGAGGCCCCTAGGGTCTCCGAGGCCAAGGCGATGGAGGCCGAGGCGCCCTGGATCGCCGAGGCCGCAGCAGCGGGCGCTGGAGCCCTCGCAACCTCTGAGGCCATGAtgacggaggccggagcccctgggaccaccgaggccaatgTGATCGCGGCGAGGCTGTTGGCccaagaagtggagatgaaggcagcGGAGGCTTCGGTGGCACCCTTGGGCCAAGGCCCATCGTCGTCGCGAGAAGGTGCCCAGAAGGTGGAGGTCCatctgatctcctccgacgatacctcCCGGGCGCAGGAGGTGGTTGACGCCGAGGTGGCCGGCGCCGTGGCGCAGCCG agctacgatgaccctaagggggagcctctgttcgcccttgaggacacggccgagggcgaGCGCTGGGACACCTTTGAGCAATACTGCCAGCTGGCAGAGCAGtcactacggacggcgctgtccgtggtggccgatgatCTGCCCGAG ctccagcggcagaagggcctgcttgctGGCGTCAACAAACTTCTGGtggcgcggagcgcggaggtagaggacctccgccttcgttgtgccaatGCAAAGGTCAAGGCGGCCATGGCCCAGGAGAaggtcgcccctctggcggcgtgggtcaaggagttggaggaggagctgacccgcgtgGCCGATGAGCGGGACGCCTTTAGGTCCCAGGCTGGAGAGgccacggcctcgggcaaggtccttgttgggcagctaggggcggagtAG